The following coding sequences are from one Ramlibacter henchirensis window:
- a CDS encoding ABC transporter substrate-binding protein, producing MKFRNVVLAAAMVAAAASSALTTGAYAQQQEQFFPVLVYRTGAYAPNGVPFANGYVDYLKLVNANGGINGVKVSFEECETGYATDRGVECYERLKGKGGGATVFQPLSTGITFALTEKAPGDKIPLITAGYGRSESTDGNVFKWNFPLTGTYWDAADVLLQHVSKKEGGWDKLKGKKIALVYHDSPYGKEPIPLLEERAKMHGYQLQLLPVAHPGVEQKATWQQIRGNRPDYVFLWGWGVMNSTALKEAQATGYPRDKMYGVWWAGAEPDVKDVGDGARGYNALALQHGAEPNSKVVKDVLEKVHGKGQGTGPKEEVGQVLYMRGLIAAMLGVEGVKRAQERFGKGKWMSPEQVRWGLENLALDQKKLDALGFAGVMRPISTSCADHRGSTWARVHTWDGKQWKFSSDWYQSDDAIIKPMIKQAADRYAAEKKLDRRNAADCQS from the coding sequence TCGGCGCTGACGACCGGCGCCTATGCGCAGCAACAGGAGCAGTTCTTCCCGGTGCTCGTGTACCGCACGGGCGCCTACGCCCCCAACGGCGTGCCGTTCGCCAACGGCTACGTGGACTACCTGAAGCTGGTGAACGCCAACGGCGGCATCAACGGGGTGAAGGTCAGCTTCGAAGAGTGCGAGACCGGCTACGCCACCGACCGCGGCGTCGAGTGCTATGAGCGCCTGAAGGGCAAGGGTGGCGGCGCCACGGTGTTCCAGCCCCTGTCCACCGGCATCACCTTCGCGCTGACCGAGAAGGCGCCAGGCGACAAGATCCCGCTCATCACCGCGGGCTACGGCCGCAGCGAGAGCACGGACGGCAACGTCTTCAAGTGGAACTTCCCGCTCACCGGCACGTACTGGGATGCGGCCGACGTCCTGCTGCAGCACGTGTCCAAGAAGGAAGGCGGCTGGGACAAGCTCAAGGGCAAGAAGATTGCGCTGGTCTACCACGACAGCCCGTACGGCAAGGAGCCGATCCCGCTGCTGGAAGAGCGCGCCAAGATGCACGGTTACCAGCTGCAGCTGCTGCCGGTCGCCCACCCCGGCGTGGAGCAGAAGGCCACCTGGCAGCAGATCCGCGGCAACCGGCCCGACTACGTGTTCCTCTGGGGCTGGGGCGTGATGAACTCCACCGCGCTCAAGGAAGCGCAGGCCACGGGCTATCCGCGCGACAAGATGTACGGCGTGTGGTGGGCCGGCGCCGAGCCGGACGTCAAGGATGTGGGCGACGGCGCCCGCGGCTACAACGCGCTGGCGCTGCAGCACGGCGCCGAGCCGAACTCCAAGGTGGTCAAAGACGTCCTCGAGAAGGTCCATGGCAAGGGCCAGGGAACCGGTCCGAAGGAAGAAGTGGGCCAGGTGCTCTACATGCGCGGCCTCATCGCCGCCATGCTGGGCGTCGAAGGCGTCAAGCGCGCGCAGGAGCGTTTCGGCAAGGGCAAGTGGATGTCGCCGGAGCAGGTGCGCTGGGGCCTGGAGAACCTGGCGCTCGACCAGAAGAAGCTGGACGCGCTGGGCTTCGCCGGCGTGATGCGGCCGATCAGCACCTCTTGCGCCGACCACCGCGGATCCACCTGGGCGCGAGTGCATACCTGGGACGGCAAGCAGTGGAAGTTCAGCTCCGACTGGTACCAGTCCGACGACGCGATCATCAAGCCGATGATCAAGCAGGCGGCGGACCGGTATGCGGCGGAGAAGAAGCTGGATCGGCGGAACGCCGCTGACTGCCAATCCTGA